Below is a window of Perca flavescens isolate YP-PL-M2 chromosome 12, PFLA_1.0, whole genome shotgun sequence DNA.
TACTCAgtccttttcatttttcaattcACACAGGAGTATACACTATTTCATATAGACTTTTTATTAAATTACCAAAAAACATGATAGATCGAAAAAAACTGATAGAAAACAATCCGCGCCACACTATGCAACTAAGGGCTGAAATGCTAACAAAGTGCCTGTAGCTAGCTAAAAACATTAGATTTAAGCAAGTCAAAGGATAATTTTACCACCCTATGATATCACACTGAAGCTTGACCAACTTTAGCAAAAACTTGTGCCTGCACTAGCCAACAAAGACTCAACAAAGACAGTAATATGCAAAAGCAAATGGAGTACTGTTCCTCACTGAGCTTACCTGTcctttttaagtgttttaaaaatgaagCGACTGTTCTCTTGTGTCTCGCATCACTTTCAAGTTGTAGTATGAAGCTGCATCACACTTGATTTCAGACAGTAATTCATAGATTCAGCATAGTGTATCTATTTATTAAACCACGCTTTAATGCTGGTTAAAGCATGGTAAAGAACTAAAGTAGAAATAGGAGCTTTTGGATTTCTCTCATTTTAACTCTGCCTCACAATTCTCATTTGCATATGTTACACAGTACCGATGTCTCTTGCAGCCTATTTTTAGAAGCCGTGCAGCTTTTCAaaagttttgtcttttgttgtacTGTATCTCTCCTTCACGGCATTTCACTTTTCAGAAAACAAAGTCCTTCATTCAACGCACTGAAGCCCCGTACAGAAAGCCAGAGGCACAGAGGCGGCCGTACAGGCAGCCCGATCTACAGAGAGGTCAGAATGCTGCAGGAGTCAGGAGACCGTTTCAGCTGCGACGACGGTGAGAAAACCTTAAGACAACTTGCACACAGTGCTACTTGGGCTAATGTGTAGTTCTCTCTAAACATGAGGAGCATTGTGGGATTGGTGTAGGACCCCAAAGTCAGGGTGTCTTAAGCTTTGTCATAACGCACTAGACTGTTTTTAAGAGGTGTAAACGGGTATAGAGGTGTAAAAGACTGATCTTAATTTTCTACGTTGTGTGGTTAACTGGGCTGTATACAGCATCACACACAGTACGCCAAATTCACAGCTGTGTTTCAGTACTGTTTTTGTGTTGGACTCATGCAGACCTCTGCCGCCTGTCCAGCAGACTCGGAGGGAAGCACGCCAGGCCACATTTCTTTTTCACAGAGGACTCAAGGTGCAGGATTGGGTTATTTTTGACAGCGAGAGTTGTTAAGCATACTGTATTTGTAGCTTAAATCTGAACGTGTTGTGGATTTTCTGTTGGCATGTGTAGTATAACCTGTTTATGTGGGCATTTTTAAGACTAAATCTCCAGACTGAATCCAAACATCAGTACACCACTGTGTTTATTCTTCATGTCCATTGGTTCATATTTACAGGTACAGGCCCAGGTGCAAAAGCCAAATCCTAGCAGTTCTCCAGTCAGAACTCGGCAGTGAGTATTTTTAAACATCACAGAGCCTATTTTGGTTCCAGCTGTCAAAATGCCAAATTGCCTTTTTTAATGCTAATAGAAAGAGGAAAACCGCAATGAGGCTATAAATCATTTGGAGAGGAAAGAAGACCATGGTTTGCCAGTTTAGAGTGTctgatgtgttttgtgtgatACCATGCAACTTTGCTGTTTATCCACTAGGTGGCGCACATCGACAACCAGCAGTGGAATCTTGACTGTTTCAATTGATAACCCCACAGCCAGGACTCAGCCTGAGTAAAAATCACAATCTTTACACACTGGTTTTAGACCTAATttaggaaataatttccaaaagcacatttattttttatttatagtaactGGTATAgtagtgtacacacacacacacacacacacacacacacacacacacacacacacacacacacacacacacacacacacacacacacacacacacacacaaggacatgTGGAATAATTGGTTATGACCTCCACACCAAACATCACGCACAAGACACCAGCAGATGAAAGTGACTGAGCGTGTGACTTCTTCGTAGGCCTCCCACTGCTTGGACGCTGCATCCCCCAGCTGCCATCTCTGCTCCTGTCAAGGTGGAACAGGTGGAGAAGAAAATCCCAAAAGGAGTGCCTCTGCAATTTGACATCAACAGCGTTGGGAAACCGGTGAGCGCATGCTACTTAGATTTCTGTATgcttaaatacacacacataggaccatTTTAATTCCAAGTGTTTGTATCCTCACATTGCCTGAGAAAAGTTGCTCAATAAAGTGTTGTTAACGGCTCTCCGGTGCATTTTATCTTTCTACAGCAAACATCGATCACCCTGAATGAGCGATTTCGCATCCTAAAAGATCAGCGCACAACCACAGCACAAAGCAGCAAAGGCAGCCGATTTGTTACCGTGGGTTAGCTGGCAAGAAGACCGCGGCGAGTAAGCTCAGAACCCCTTTTTATCCTGCTGCTCAGACCCACACCGTGAACCCCACCCTTTCTGATGGATGGGATGTGCTGACCCACTGACTGTCCTTACTAATGGGAGGGAGGACAACAGTGGGACACAAGTACAACACGCACAACTGTGAGAACTCAAAGTGTCAATGGACGAGTATGTTTAAAATAAGTTCCCAATAATTGTCCATATCATTTTACTCCACTGTCTGTATTGTGGATGTCCTATTCTGGGCAGGAAGGAGCtttccccccaccaccccccacTTGGAACGGTTGACGCATCATGAAGACCGCTTggaagtatttatttttcagagaggacagttATGTATTTGTTCGGATGGCACGTATGTTCTCGATACTTTTTTTCTTGAGAATGGTTTTGTAATGTTTCTTCAAATAAAGGAGTTCTCTTTAAATATTTGGTATATTTGTACAGCTTCAAATCAATTTGTAACTCCAGGCCTGGTACTGAAAAGTTCCATCTTCTCTTTTAATCAAACAATGCCATCTGGCTGACTAATTTACCCTGTTTTTAATCTCCTGTTGCACTTTGGGATTGATTTGTCaataaagtgctgtacaaataaaataaaaagtattaacATAAACCAGCCACCTCCATCTTTTATGAGAAGTACTTAAGTATCCAAAACGTTCACTTATTTTTTATACCTTTTATGAATGGTAAGAGGATACAGAGCGTATCCAATGCTTTGAGACCAATTTGAACTTACAGAAGTTGGTTCAAAGAGTTGGTATTTCAGGTAGTTTTCCAGTAAACAGTCAAATGTTCTAAACACTAGATTATTTTACAATCTATTTTATGAAACTGGTTTCTGAAACTTTAACAAAAGAAACTGACATTTTGGAATCTGAatattgcttttatttaaatacattaaaatttgCAATGTAACAAAACTATTGGCATATGAAATTCAAACACCatttaaatgaacaaaacatggCTCACTTCATTTTTCTGGGACTAGTGTCAGTAACACTAGGTTATTTTTCCTCTGCTCCGCATCATCCCCCCATTTACACTGTTCACAGACTATCTTACAATAAGAGTGCTGAATAAAAATGAGGTAAGAAAGTGGTTTGAAGATTACAGATCATGCAGAACATGCTGAACAGCaacaaaatattttgtgaagGAGGAagtaacaaaagaaaaagaaaaatacatgaaaGAAATACGTgtgcatttaaaaaatcaaTTTACACAGCTTTGCATCTTTGGTTACAAAGTAGGTTGAATGATTTCACAACTTCCCCCCCTCAGGAAAGACATTGGGAGAAAGAAACATGAAGGAGGGGGGTTGATGGCAATACTAATTCACTTTTAGATATAACTACCAACAGAATTGAATCTTCATCAAATACCTTCTGCAGGCTCTCGTTAAGATTTGATGTAAACAGGCGAAGAGTCACCCATTAAGGCTCTTAATACTTTATACTATACACAAATGTACATTCATACTGGACCTTGACTTGAGCTATGAATTGGCAATTGCAGCGTAAAATTTTAGTTAGTGTTAaacatttgtcattttctttttcacctACCCTTTTAACAATTAAAGCATTGGGAAGTATGGCCAATCTGTTGAAACACTGTAGAAGAGGAAACAAGTCACCAGGGGTACTGTTAAACAGGTTTTGTGAAATTGTTCATTTATGAGAATAGCAGCcctgtaataaataaaacacttaaCAGTAGAACTCAAAAGACTGATGCAAGGGTTGGATTTGATGTAAAAGTAACGGCAGCGGTGTGGCGCTCAGAAAAACACTCTCACTTCTTACTTTACAACATGAAACAGCAATGCTAAAAATACCCCTTTACCCACTCAattatctcatttaaaaaaataatcactctGTTCTGACAATCACTCCCTTTTGTCCCTTATGTGGGGGTGAAGCCCTCCCTTTCCAACACCAACGGTTTGAGGTTTCAGGTCAGGTCGCAACCGGTCTGGCTTGGGCCTGGTCCAAGAGAAGACATCCTGTCCACGAGCTTGGACCCAGCAGTCGACCACTCCGGGAACACTGCCGAGATGAAAACAAACACCCCGACCTTCCCCGATACTCTGTCTCTACACACTTTCTCTGTCCAAGTCTCTCTCGATGATTGCATTAACACTGGAAAGGCCCACAGTAcgtacgtgcacacacacacacacacacacacacacacacacacacacacacacacacacacacacacacacacacacacacacacacacacacacacacacacacacacacacacacacacacacacacacacacacacacacacacacacacacactgtgtggtCAAGCTGGTGGCTAAGAAGacaaaaggttttttttcttctttttaatttcACATAAACTAACTGTAATAAGTTGTAGAGaagatgcttttcttttttttcccctgcacTATGCGAAGCAGGGCCGATGCACTTCAAGCGGAGGTGACGTTGGGTTGCATTTGTTGTTGACCAGGATCGAGCTGAGGCTGAGTCTGGAGCTGCTGGGGTTTGGGGTGGTGCTGGAGCTGGCCGTGTGACTGCGGCTGAGGCTGAACTTGAAGCGGAGGCGGGGCCTGTTGCGGAGGCGGGGCCTGTTGCGGAGGCAGGGCCTGTTGCGGAGGCTGGATGAGTCCTTGCTGGGGGGGCGTGGTGCCGGAGCTGGTGGCTGACTGGGCGGGCAGCTGGGACAGCTGCTCGCTGTTGGCCAGCGATTTCAACACGGCGTTCTCCCTCTCCAGCACAGAGTTCCTCTCAAACAGCTCCTTGATCTGCTCTTTTAAGACCTCCACCTCTTCACGCACCGCATACATCAGATGGCTTTTCACTAGGTCCTGCAGGAGACATGAAATGTGCCACAGGGTCAACAACATAAAAGGACCTGACCAGAGGCAGCAGATTCATACAGAGGCTGATTTATCATGTCCTAACATGCAGCAGACAAGGACATCAGAGTGAAGCTCAAGGCTAAAGGCTACATTTGTTCATGTGTTCATTCTAGCAATGTattcggtgtgtgtgtttatgcttaacggcaaagacaaacaaatataAAGACCGTATGGTTCTTAATAACATGAAAATCAATCAAGACAGGCATGAGAGCTGGATATAGGAACTACCAAGAACCACCATAATACGGTAGTGTATGTATAGATCAGGGACCACaatctatacatacatacatacatacactcttACCATGCAACTGAATTCCTActtcatacattttaaattaaagaaaGTGAGACAAAATTTTACTCAAAAAAGGTATGATCCATGGTAAAATAATCTATATAATACTAACCATTGCCTGTTCAATTTTATTATCAATGGCAGCAACATTGGTTCCCGAGGTcctgtgaagaagaaaaagacagatAAAGTCAGGTTTCAGGATTCAAAACCTCCTCTTGTCTTTCCCCCAACAGATGgtaaaagcagaaaataaaagacaagaatCTTAACTGGAAACACAACATGACTTAATTAAAGACATTGGTGTGCAATTAAATCAACCACCTGCCATCAGATCACCACGGTAATCTAGGACAGATTATATAAAATGACATGTCACCACTCCTGGTCATACCATAACTCGTATTTAGGTCAGGCCACATAGCTTACTGGAGAAATGAGAGAAGTAGGGCTGCAGGCAGGGGCGTAGCAAGCTTTTCAAAAGTGAGGGGGATGgatgtgatttgtttattaacaataaaaatgatggatacaatgacagaggggtacaaaatgtataacatacaagatataaaaaagcttcccatttaaatgagtgatactagaaaagtataaaaacacaCGAAAAAATAAGTTCGCGTTTAAAGTCTGTGTAGAGAGAACGGTGTCGTACTGTTTGTTAACATGGGCAAACGGAGCATAATCTAATTACGTATgtggtaatttgcataaatagcacaacagatctaaacattgggtatagcctgctgaaaatgtcttgttgacataaaacagtaaaagacttaatgtaaaggtctgaatggaacccataggctacccatgagcattaatacatagaggcaggaagaagtgctttaaaccagcatttattcattagcctattattgcagagatggggtttggggctgGGTCCGTGGGACTGTTTCTATGggttcacttttttattttaccttaaattgccatatttggatccgacagcattgtagaggagagagctttccaacggtatatgcATTGGGTATAtgatgacagggtgcagacagcgaTCGCGGAGCATCGGGATGATTAAGACCGCTGCGAAGTACACACTGTTGCCATGAAAAACAGAGCGTTGCTATCGCTACACACAGCCTACGACGTAGCTACGGCGGCAGTTTGACGCGAGGCGTTTGTGCAAAACTGCGGAAAAACTGCTAAAAACGTGTGGGTGTTGAACCCTCTCACCGGGAAAACACCCACATCCCCCCACGGGTGCGACGCCCCTGGCTGCAGGCAACACAACAGGTCCAAGTTAGTGCAAATAATGCATCATTGTGTGGAACTGGTGTGGTAATGTCTCCAATAACTGCCAGCAATCCCAACACTAACTCACGCATTTTATCCCACCATCTATGAATGTATAGCTAGGATGACCCCATTTCTTTGGGAAGAAAATATCAGCGTTGCATTTCCGGTGCCCTCAGCGAAGCTGCGGCCGGTGCCCCGTTACCTGCAGCGTGTGCGTGTCCTGTGGAAGAGCGGCGGCTCGCAGGTCGCGTGCCTGGTCGGGTCCCACGGGCAGCACGGTTGTTTGTAAGAAAACGTGCACGGCATGTCGCTGACTGACGGTGAAGAAAATAAGGCCACCTGAGCGCCTCGGAGACGGTTATGTGGGGCAACTGTGCGCATTTAGACTAAGGAAACATGAACCGACGGGTGGAGTTTTAGAGTGAAGTTATAGGGGTTGACAGGAGGCGGAGACAGCGCTTTGCTCCGCCCGCTTCATAGTGACTGGCAGTAACGTTACTTAACTGTATGTAACTTGAGGGGTGTGTATGGAGGCCTATTCGTGCCAATCAATCATTCATAACATTTCCCTTAATGAATCGATTCGGAAATGGGGGAAATACACAGGTAAGCGggacgcaaaattacgaatcccactaatAGCCAAGGCTACTGAAGGGCGAACGGGACTGTCCCCACACTCTGTAACGTTTTGGCTAATGTTCTATCAGAATATCtgtttaaatgtatatataatcTTGTAATGTTttaagttaatttaatattgtcaAACTAAAGTGTAACTTCTTACCTTTctaacaatatattgttttaatcATTTACTTTACAAGAGTAAAGTAAGCTTACATCGGTGAATTATTCTATGAAATAAATGAACTGACTGAACTAAATGAAGACAGTCCCGATCAGTCGAACGATGAATGCCCTTGcctgagctatgttactggttactggttgcacggcgttcatTCGTGGTTCGACTGATCGTGACTTTTTTCCCCAAGATGCCGATTGCCTGTATACCCGAAGGtaaaaactatctttttaataaactgtctgtaggCTACACTtaaaaagttctcaatgcttcggtttacatgtagggaccctcattatgctaccgttgaagtgttgtgctattttgagccttgttagtggtataaaatagtgatttatttttactctacCAATGCCCCGAATGCCTAGCgttaagctaatcagcggtttgcACTAGCTTGTTACAAGCTACATACACATTTGATTACCATGAAAAGATATCCCAGAGAAAGGTTGACTTgatacacgtgttattaacccctaggttcattttgcgccggaatggTCCTTTGAGAaaaaatatttagaaatgaaaCCATTTATCTTTGAGTACATCAACATTTTATCAATCATCTTGtctattttttcttattttcactTGGTTTGTTCTCATAATTACAGTGGTGATGGATCAAATCAGTTCAAATAGCACAGAGCCAGAGTTATTCCAGCGCAGTCTATAGCCAGTAGTTTGTGGTGCTAATAAGGGatgctaatttagattttttttttttcgatagcCGACCCTTGTTAACGGATCATTAACTGTTAACCGGCAAGCTGGCAACGGATCTCAGTTCAACCGTCTGGGAGCGCATAGCACTAAACATATATGGCTGAGGCTGATGacaatgtcattatttttgcaGTTATTTGTTCATAAACCTTCACTGGAGACCGTGAATAGCTTAACAAAATGATCAGCCAATATTAATTCATAACAGGTAACATCCATATGGATATACAAAAAATTGCAGAGCAGTAATGCCAAAGAAATGTTTCTACTGATTAAATAGTTTCTCCACCAGAGGGCACTGGCAAGCTTAtttttctgtctgtatgtctcacTCAGTGCATATCtttgaaactttttttcaatCTAAACTATCTAATctaaatcaaaataataaatatcagCAGATATACCaatatttggatttttttaactgaaataTTGATCGGTCTAATAAATTATTGGCCTTAAAGAATCCAGCATCGGTCAGGCCCTAATAAGAATCCTAAATGTTGTTTTACGTCAGCaacaaaaggtgatgaaaaagACTATCATCAAGTGGTAGGAAGATGTCTGTAAGTAGGTTGACTATAGACTCCTCCTAAGGACACAATGTTCTGTTCCTCCACACCATCCAATTTATGTATGTGATGCCGGAGGAAGCACACAGTAGATTGCCATCAGTGGGCTGTACCGGGGAAGGAATGTTCCCATACCTCACAccgtcactcacacacaccctctgTTTTTCACTACTCCCTTTGATCCCTAACAGATATGACAATGTCTTACATGCAGGTAAATCAGACAATGAACATGTCACTCAGCctatacacatagacacacaccaATGACTTAAAGAAATAAGCTCCAAACAAGAATGTACATTTCAGCAGTCAGTACTCACTGATTAggatctctttctctccctcataAACCATGTTATGTGACCCCCTGCGAGAAGTTACATAAccaaatacatttctttttaaaaaaaattttttataaaatgcaTCAACCTCAGCCTCACCCTGTACCAAATGTGTTTCATTTAGGCTCGTGCCCAGAGGAATATCTCACTCTGTAAAGTACAGACCCCGGATAGACTCTCTGGGCTACACCCTTGTTGCTTCAGACAGTACAGAAAATAGCATGCTTCATCATTAACAGAATCACACTCTGTAGCAGTACAACACATTATACATGCATACAACATATATTCAGTACAGATACGGCCAAATATTAGCCTTCTGAAATCTTTCAAACTAGTTTTTAAGGTTGATTCACAAAcctaatcaatttttttttttaaataactccTTTTTTGACATCCAACCAAGCACACAAAATAAGAGATGGGAATTCAGTTTGTACGATGCTATAAGTTTACAACATATAAAAAGGATATTTAAAGATTTGGCAATGTTgttttaatgaaaaatgcaGGAAGACCGATCCCCCAACAATTGCTACAGCATTTAAAACATACCTGTCCATTTTCTTACTTACTTGTGCTAAGAACTATCAAGAGAATGCACAATAATTATAACCATGATAAAGAAATCTGAATTGTCATGGTCTATTGCGTGAAAGAGTGCACATTGTGTGAAGTACAGTGTATCAAGAATACAGTGTAGTACAGTGTATCAAGAATTACAACACCACAGTTTATGTGTAACCTGAATATTTGGCTGAGCAGTTAAAGATCAAGAGGAACGGTCGTACCAACGATCCGCATTCAGATGTCGGGGCTATTCAGCATTGACTGTCTGGTTTACATTATTTGACTAATGATAGCTGGAAAGACTGATGGGGAAAATTAAGAATGAGTGCAGTTGTTAAGATGTTGTAAAGGCAGTTCTGGAGAAGCAAATTCTAAGAAGATTCACACTAAAGTGTTTCTGGATGTTGACAACAAAGGGCTCCCTGGATTATAGGAGAAACAGACCAAAGTTGcgattttgtggaaaaaaagtaatcTGGGGAGGAACATTTGGGCCCAAACCTCATGTGACAGCTCACTTGGGTGTCTTGCATCTGAACAGATGGAGAGGCATATTGTGCAACTGTCATCTAGGGCTTTTCATTATAGATTAATcggctgaattattttttttttcaatcaattTATTAATCGTCGGGTCTACAtcagcaaatatatatataaaaaaatgcctGTTACATTTTCCCAGAATGTAATTTTATGTATTCAAATAAGCTTTGCCCAACCAAAACTCTCATTTCAGCTCTTTTGTCACCTCAGCTCGACAGTGATGTTTCTTATAGTTCCTTGTCCTAATGACAGTGAATTACCTCACTGCCATTAAAGCACGGGGTATGAAGCATTTCTCCAGCTGGCTTCAGCAGATGCAATAACGAGATGGACTGACAGCACTgagatcaaaaaaaaaaaaaaagagaggaaaaccAAAACACCCATGTGTACGGTCAGTGGAACATGTGACGGGCTAGTGGTGGGTTTGTAACTGTGGAGACTGGGAAACATCAACAACACAATAATACTTCCTAATGTGTGAGATGGACTTTCATAAAGCACACAGTGAGGTAGTTCTGCTTCCTGGAGTCACAGTGGGTAAAGATGAGTTTATTAAGTCATGATGATCTTTACTTCAATAGTTACGTTGAAGCAAGCAGGAATAACAATCACATCTAACCCATATTAGGACACCATGTGGTGCTCCAAGTAGAACTTCCAAGACCAACCGGCACTGGGGGCTGATTTTGGAAACCACAACATGAATGAGGGTGTCTGGTTAAAGCACCGCTCCTGACACACATGATCTTGTTTAAGCCTCTAGATCTCTTGTCAAAGCCAAGAACTTGTTTGAGCAgcctatttaaaaacaaaacgttaaaaaaaaaaggcacagtaAAGCTGTTGATGTAAGTAAGGTCAAGCCCCAGAGGCTAAGGGCTGGGATGAAACCGAATGCTAATATGGGTTTGAATTTACACAGACAATGCAACCAACGTCTCTATAAACTTCACCTTCTATATTAACAGGACTGACGTTTATAAGCTCCGAGTAGAGTTTGGTGTTCCTCATACAATGTTACCTGTAAAATAGGAATGTCAATAAAAAGTCCATTAGCAGCAGAAAAGGTTTCAGTCACACAGAGCGTGGGGAAGTGGAGCAGCGAGGGTGTATAACTCATCTGAACATTGAATAGTTGTCATTCCTTGCCTCAGGGCAGAACTGCTGGCATAGTCAAGAGCAGTAGGCTTCCCTTCAGCAACACAGTAAAAACAAAGCTAAGTCTGTTTTACACGGCCAGAGACATGACAAGACAAGTTCAGAGCTTAAGAGGCGAGGCCTGATCATATGCCCAAGGACAAGTGCACAAGTCATTGCTTACCTAGGCACTTGTGACACATAAATGCCTCTAATTTTAAAGCTTAAATTCTGGTCTTTATTAATCTCTAGACCTTCTTTTTCTATCCCATTTGTGGCGTTGTAATGTACAGTGCCAGCTGACAGTAAAATCAACACCAAAAGTATAAAGAGCATTGTCTTTTCCACACTCATATCAGATATGCATATTATTTACTTTCATTTTATCCAAGACCTGACAACATCCACCATTCATGACACATATTACACTGCTGTGCATGAAGCGGGGCATCAGCAGTCAGCCAGCAGAGACTAAACGAGGAAGTGCTGAAGCAACAACTAAGCAAGCATCCTCGGGCATGACTCGGGCCAAATTACCGAGTGAGAAATAGAGAAGATTGTCTTATGGAGGTTTTATTTTTGAAGTTTACACTTTTGTACCCAGGCTATTGACACAAACGCAATGACTCAAATGATAAGATTAAATAAGATTGTGGTCAGAAGCGAGCATGATGGAAAAGATGATAAGAAAACTAAAGCAAAAAATAGGTACACACatcaatcaacatgctaacatgctcataatgacaatgctaacgGTCATGTTTAGCAGGCATAATGTTGAGAATGTTTACCATCTTATTTTAGCATATTTGcgtgctaacatttgctaattaactCTCAACACAAAATGCATGGGAACATGGTTAGTTTTGCAGCAATTTGattataaaccaaagtattggagaAATTGAGCTGATGATGGTGCAAGATAAAAAGTTAGGGATCACTAAAGTTCAGTGCTTGGACCCCTTAATATcagcacatatacagtatgtacattttgCTAAAAGTTAAATTTTTTGTTGAAtgggcaaaaataaaaaaagtaaagccAAGATTGAttgaggaaagaaaaaatacagaGACAGAACAGAATGATATACTACAAAATGTCCTCTGCCAGAACCATGTGCCAAGTGAGCCACGAGGATGCCAAACACAATCTTACGCAATGCTTCTTGCATATTTCTACTTTGGCAATTGGTAAGGCTTTAAATACATAGCATAGATGAGACAGAAAGATTTCCCTGTAAACAAACACcagtataaatgtgtgtttgtatgtcatTTTCTAAACATTGCAGGAGCGGTTCTTTTATACAGCTGACCATGTGGTCAGTGTGTTCTTTTGCCAAAATGTTgtctatattttattatattctcACTTTCACAACCTCTTCTATGACTTCATCTGGTTGCCTCGGACATGATCCCAAATAAACCTGACTAAAATAGACTGATAAAAGCTCGATTTATACTTCTGTGTACAATCTATGCCGTTGCTACGTACGTAGAGACAAGAACCTACGCAGGACCCtacaccgtagcctgacgtACACCTCTCGATAAATGTAACTACACGCCGCGGTGACGTACGTCGCTCAGCTGTGGCTTGGTAGAGTTGCATTtcccctgactcatttcctggttctccttctccataaaacaacatgaaatcaaggagagggttaacttttcctgctacagagtTCCTaccttggtcagaaagcacaggggagacactttgtttctctcactatgactctagagtcggtactcgctccgatGCTAATCACAGTcgctctctcactttctccttcgctctatcacccactccccacacacacaaactggctcgacgcacacaccaaccagaagtataaacatcaggccacgtaagtctacggcgaaagctctgcgtggagctaAAGGGTCAATACCAAAGGCCATCGCAAAGATCTACCAAACACTGTCTCAAACAAAGCCCTAGTTATCTTTGCCTCCATGGAAACAAAAGCAGCCTTTGGCAGAACAGCTTATCCACAACAGCAAcactcaaaaaagaaa
It encodes the following:
- the LOC114565530 gene encoding UAP56-interacting factor, encoding MNEDYFTAGRGKRPAVPDKVDMSLDDIIRLNKKEQQLQRKQATVNRRQVKKKGRLIQGRGVLSRTAGPVQRGGGVPRGGVPKLRNRRVPPPPGRRRGQGVITGLAARRPAALLKRIGTLNRAAFNQKTKSFIQRTEAPYRKPEAQRRPYRQPDLQRGQNAAGVRRPFQLRRRPLPPVQQTRREARQATFLFHRGLKVQAQVQKPNPSSSPVRTRQWRTSTTSSGILTVSIDNPTARTQPEPPTAWTLHPPAAISAPVKVEQVEKKIPKGVPLQFDINSVGKPQTSITLNERFRILKDQRTTTAQSSKGSRFVTVG